From Panthera uncia isolate 11264 chromosome E1, Puncia_PCG_1.0, whole genome shotgun sequence, one genomic window encodes:
- the BRCA1 gene encoding breast cancer type 1 susceptibility protein isoform X5, with product MDLSADRVEEVQSVLNAMQKILECPICLELIKEPVSTKCDHIFCKFCMLKLLNQRKGPSQCPLCKNDITKRSLQESTRFSQLVEELLNIIHAFELDTGLQFANSYNFSKKENNSPEHLKEEVSIIQSMGYRNRAKRLRQSEPENPSLQETSLSVQLSNFGIVRSLRTKQQIQPQNKSVYIELGSDSSEDTVNKASYFSVGDDELLGITPQGARAEASLNPAKKASCEFSEEITNIEHRQPSNKDLTTTEKHATEKHPEKYQGISVSNLHVEPCATNTHASSLQHENSSLLLTKDRMNVKKAEFCNESKQPGVARSQQSRWAESKETRNDRQTPSTEKKVVLNADPLCRRKLSKQKSPCSDSPRDSQDVPWITLNSSIQKVNEWFSRSDEMLTSDDSHDGGSESNPGVAGAVEVPNEVDGYSGSSEKIDLMASDPHDALICESERVHTKPVESNIEDKIFGKTYRRKASLPNLSHTSEDLIIGACAIEPQITQAHPLTNKTKRKRRSTAGLHPEDFIKKVDLAIVQKTPEKLIEGTDRIGQNGHVMNITNNGPENGTKGDYVQKEKNAKPTESLEKESAFRTKAEPISSSISNMESELNSHSSRAPKENRLRRKSSTRHMRALELVVDRNPSPPDHTELQIDSCSSSEEMVKRKSSEQMLVRHSKTLQLVENKEPAPGAKKRNKPNEQINKRLASNTFPELNLTNIPGVFTNCSSSNTLQEFVNPGIQREELEESRGTIHVSDRTRDPKELVSSGGRSLQTERSIESTSISLVPDADYGTQDSISLLEADTLGKAKTAPNQHVSLCAVIENPKEAIHGCSKDTRNGTEGFTDPLRREDNHTQETSIEMEENELDTQYLYNTFKVSKRQSFALFPNPGNPEKECATVWARSTSLRKQSPKVALEYEQKEENQGKKQSEIKHVQAVHATAGFSAVSQKVEKPGDYAKCSIKGVPGLCQSSQFRGNETELFIANNHDISKNPYHIPPLSPIRSSVNAVCKKNLSEEKFEQRSMSPERAVGNESVIQSTVSTISQNNIRENTFKEVSSSSVNEVGSSANEVGSSINEVGSSGENIQTELGRNRGPKLSAMLRLGLMQPEVYEQSLPISNCKCPEMKRQGENEGVVQSVNADFSPCLISDNVEQPMESSRASQVCSETPNDLLNGDEIKGKISFAESAKERSAVFGKSVQKGEFRRSPSPLDHTHLAQGHQTETRKLQSSEENVSSEEEELPCFQHLLFGKATSIPSQSTSHNAIATEGLSKKTGANLESLKDSLHDCSNQVTSAKESQEHHLSEEARCSGSLFSSQCSASEDSAVNTNTQDPFLMFDPPSKQVRHQSKNVDVLSDEELVSYDDEREPGLEEDNHEEEQSVDSNLGEAASGYESETSLSEDCSGVSSQSDILTTQQRDTMQDNLIKLQQEMAELEAVLEQHESQPSNSSPALITDSYAPEDLFNPEQNTSEKAVLTSEKSSDCLISQNPESLSADKFQVSLDSSTSKTKEPGMRRSSPSQSRLLDTRQCVHSHSSSLQSTNCLSQKELIKAVDGEELQLTKSEPRDFMEQSYMPRQDLEGTPYFESGISLFSDDPESDLSVDRAPEPVHVSSMPTSTSALKLPQFQVEESAKSTAAVHITNTAGYNKREDIEGKEKPETMSSTKRVNKRISMVASGLTPKELVLVQKFARRHQITLTNVISEETTHVIMKTDAEFVCERTLKYFLGIAGGKWVVSYFS from the exons attttgtatgCTGAAACTTCTCAACCAGAGGAAAGGGCCTTCACAGTGTCCTTTGTGTAAGAATGATATAACCAAAAG AAGCCTACAGGAAAGTACAAGATTTAGTCAACTTGTTGAAGAGCTGTTGAACATCATTCATGCTTTTGAGCTTGACACAGGATTGCAGT TTGCAAACAGCtataacttttcaaaaaaggaaaataactctCCTGAGCATCTGAAGGAGGAGGTTTCTATTATCCAAAGTATGGGCTATCGAAACCGTGCTAAAAGACTTCGACAGAGTGAACCTGAAAACCCTAGCTTG CAGGAAACCAGTCTTAGTGTCCAACTCTCTAACTTTGGAATTGTGAGATCTCTGAGGACAAAGCAGCAGATACAACCACAGAATAAGTCTGTCTACATTGAATTGG GATCTGATTCTTCTGAAGATACAGTGAATAAGGCAAGTTATTTCAG TGTGGGAGATGACGAATTGTTAGGAATCACCCCTCAAGGAGCCAGAGCTGAAGCCAGTTTGAATCCTGCAAAAAAGG CCTCTTGTGAATTTTCTGAGGAGATAACAAATATTGAACATCGTCAACCCAGTAATAAAGATTTGACCACCACTGAGAAGCATGCAACTGAAAAGCATCCAGAAAAGTATCAGGGTATTTCTGTTTCAAACTTGCATGTGGAGCCATGTGCCACAAATACTCATGCCAGCTCATTACAGCATGAGAACAGCAGTTTATTACTCACTAAAGACAGAATGAATGTAAAAAAGGCTGAATTCTGTAATGAAAGCAAACAGCCTGGCGTAGCAAGGAGCCAACAGAGCAGATGGGCTGAAAGTAAGGAAACACGTAATGATAGGCAGACTCCCAGCACAGAGAAAAAGGTAGTTCTGAATGCTGATCCCCTGTGTAGGAGAAAACTGAGTAAGCAGAAATCTCCATGCTCTGACAGTCCTAGAGATTCCCAAGATGTACCTTGGATAACACTGAATAGTAGCATACAGAAAGTTAATGAGTGGTTTTCCAGAAGTGATGAAATGTTAACTTCTGATGACTCACATGATGGGGGATCTGAATCGAATCCTGGAGTAGCTGGTGCAGTAGAAGTTCCAAATGAAGTGGATGGATATTCTGGTTCTTCTGAGAAAATAGACTTAATGGCCAGTGATCCTCATGATGCTTTGATATGTGAAAGTGAAAGAGTCCACACCAAACCAGTAGAGAGTAAtattgaagataaaatatttgggaaaaccTATCGGAGGAAGGCAAGCCTTCCTAACTTGAGCCACACAAGTGAAGATCTCATTATAGGAGCATGTGCTATAGAACCTCAGATAACACAAGCCCATCCCCTCACAAATAAAACAAAGCGTAAAAGGAGATCTACAGCAGGCCTTCATCCTGaggattttatcaagaaagtagATTTGGCCATTGTTCAAAAGACTCCTGAAAAGCTAATTGAGGGAACTGATCGAATAGGGCAAAATGGTCATGTGATGAATATAACAAATAATGGTCCTGAGAATGGGACAAAAGGTGATTatgttcagaaagagaaaaatgctaAGCCAACAGAATCATTGGAAAAAGAATCTGCTTTTAGAACCAAAGCTGAACCAATAAGCAGCAGTATAAGTAATATGGAATCAGAATTAAATAGCCACAGTTCAAGGGCACCTAAGGAGAACAGGCTGAGGAGGAAGTCCTCTACCAGGCACATGCGTGCACTGGAATTAGTAGTCGATAGAAATCCAAGCCCACCTGATCATACTGAACTACAGATTGATAGCTGTTCTAGCAGTGAAGAGATGGTGAAAAGAAAAAGTTCGGAACAAATGCTAGTCAGACACAGCAAAACACTTCAACTCGTGGAAAATAAAGAACCTGCACCTGGAGCCAAGAAGCGTAACAagccaaatgaacaaataaataaaagacttgcCAGTAACACTTTTCCAGAGCTAAATTTAACAAACATACCTGGGGTTTTTACTAACTGTTCAAGTTCTAATACACTTCAAGAGTTTGTCAACCCTGGCATTCAAAGAGAAGAACTAGAAGAGAGCCGAGGAACGATTCACGTGTCTGATAGGACCAGAGATCCCAAAGAGCTGGTATCGAGTGGAGGAAGAAGTTTGCAAACTGAAAGATCTATAGAGAGTACCAGTATTTCATTGGTACCTGATGCCGATTATGGCACTCAGGATAGTATCTCATTACTGGAAGCTGACACCCTAGGGAAGGCAAAAACAGCACCAAATCAACATGTGAGTCTGTGTGCAGTAATTGAAAACCCCAAGGAAGCTATCCATGGTTGTTCCAAAGATACTAGAAATGGCACAGAGGGTTTTACAGATCCTCTGAGACGTGAAGATAACCATACTCAGGAGACAAGTatagaaatggaagagaatgaaCTTGATACGCAGTATTTATACAATACGTTCAAGGTTTCAAAACGTCAGTCATTTGCTCTGTTTCCAAATCCAGGAAATCCAGAAAAGGAATGTGCTACAGTCTGGGCCCGTTCCACGTCCTTAAGGAAACAAAGTCCAAAAGTTGCTCTTGAATatgaacaaaaagaagaaaatcagggAAAGAAACAGTCTGAAATCAAGCACGTGCAGGCAGTCCATGCAACTGCAGGCTTTTCTGCAGTCAGTCAGAAAGTGGAGAAGCCAGGTGATTATGCCAAATGTAGCATAAAAGGAGTCCCTGGGCTCTGTCAGTCATCTCAGTTCAGAGGCAATGAAACTGAACTCTTTATTGCAAATAACCATGACATTTCAAAAAATCCTTATCATATACCACCACTTTCTCCCATCAGATCATCTGTTAATGCTGTATGTAAGAAAAACCTGTCAGAGGAAAAGTTTGAGCAGCGTTCAATGTCACCTGAAAGAGCAGTGGGAAATGAGAGCGTCATTCAAAGTACAGTGAGCACAATTAGCCAAAATAACATTagagaaaacacttttaaagaaGTTAGCTCAAGCAGTGTTAATGAAGTAGGTTCCAGTGCTAATGAAGTAGGCTCTAGCATTAATGAAGTAGGTTCCAGTGGTGAAAACATTCAAACAGAACTGGGTAGAAACCGAGGACCTAAGTTAAGTGCTATGCTCAGGTTAGGTCTTATGCAACCTGAAGTCTATGAGCAAAGTCTTCCTATAAGTAATTGTAAATGTccagaaatgaaaaggcaaggagaaaatgaaggagtAGTTCAGTCTGTTAATGCAGATTTTTCTCCATGTCTAATTTCCGATAATGTAGAACAACCTATGGAAAGTAGCCGTGCTTCTCAGGTTTGTTCTGAGACACCCAATGATCTATTAAATGGTgatgaaataaagggaaaaatcagCTTTGCTGAAAGTGCTAAGGAAAGATCTGCTGTTTTTGGCAAGAGTGTCCAGAAAGGAGAATTCAGAAGGAGCCCTAGCCCTTTAGACCATACACATCTGGCTCAGGGTCACCAAACAGAGACCAGGAAGTTACAGTCCTCAGAAGAGAACGTGTCTAGTGAGGAGGAAGAGCTTCCCTGCTTCCAACACTTACTATTTGGTAAAGCAACCAGTATACCTTCTCAGTCTACCAGCCATAATGCCATTGCCACGGAGGGTCTGTCTAAGAAAACAGGGGCGAACCTAGAATCATTGAAGGATAGCTTACATGACTGCAGTAACCAGGTAACATCAGCAAAGGAGTCCCAGGAACATCACCTTAGTGAGGAAGCGAGGTGTTCCGGTAGCTTATTTTCTTCACAGTGCAGTGCATCGGAAGACTCGGCTGTTAATACAAATACCCAGGATCCTTTCTTGATGTTTGATCCTCCTTCCAAACAAGTGAGGCATCAGTCCAAAAATGTGGACGTTCTGAGTGATGAGGAATTGGTTTCATATGATGATGAAAGGGAACCTGGCCTGGAAGAGGATAATCACGAAGAAGAGCAGAGTGTGGATTCAAATTTAG GTGAAGCGGCATCTGGGTACGAGAGTGAAACAAGCCTCTCTGAAGACTGTTCAGGGGTGTCCTCTCAGAGTGATATTTTAACCACTCAG CAGAGGGATACCATGCAAGACAACCTGATCAAGCTCCAGCAGGAAATGGCCGAACTGGAAGCTGTGTTAGAGCAGCACGAGAGCCAGCCTTCTAACAGCTCTCCTGCCCTCATAACAGATTCTTATGCCCCTGAGGACCTGTTCAATCCGGAACAAAACACATCAGAGAAAG CAGTATTAACTTCAGAGAAAAGTAGTGACTGCCTTATAAGCCAGAATCCCGAAAGCCTCTCTGCTGACAAATTTCAAGTATCTCTGGATAGTTCCACCAGTAAAACTAAAGAACCGGGAATGAGAAG GTCTTCTCCTTCTCAATCACGGCTGTTAGATACTAGGCAGTGTGTGCACAGCCACTCAAGCAGTCTTCAGAGCACAAACTGCCTGTCTCAGAAGGAGCTAATTAAGGCTGTCGATGGGGAGGAGCTACAACTGACTAAGTCAGAGCCCCGAGATTTCATGGAGCAGTCTTATATGCCAAGACAAGATCTGG AGGGAACCCCTTACTTCGAATCTGGAATCAGCCTCTTCTCTGATGACCCTGAGTCTGATCTCTCTGTGGACAGAGCCCCAGAACCGGTTCATGTTAGCAGCATGCCAACTTCAACCTCTGCCTTGAAATTACCCCAATTTCAAGTTGAAGAATCAGCCAAGAGTACAGCTGCTGTTCATATTACTAATACTGCTGGGTATAATAAGAGGGAAGACATTGAGGGCAAGGAGAAGCCAGAAACGATGTCTTCAACAAAAAGAGTCAACAAAAGAATATCTATGGTGGCATCAGGCTTGACTCCAAAAGAATTG gTGCTTGTGCAGAAGTTTGCCAGAAGACACCAAATCACCTTAACTAATGTAATTTCTGAAGAGACTACTCATGTCATTATGAAAACAG ATGCTGAGTTTGTGTGTGAACGGACACTGAAATATTTTCTGGGTATTGCAGGAGGAAAATGGGTAGTTAGCTATTTCT